A stretch of the Capsicum annuum cultivar UCD-10X-F1 chromosome 8, UCD10Xv1.1, whole genome shotgun sequence genome encodes the following:
- the LOC107838781 gene encoding type IV inositol polyphosphate 5-phosphatase 9 codes for MKGEVMWPRLVASKVLKRLGSTNFVADFPSDNSEDLLNNIPHHFDKRSLSSDDIIYRNNLQETQNYRVFVNTWNVGGIVPTDDFNVDDLLDTCHTSCDIYVFGFQEVVPLRAANVLGSESGRISTKWNTLIRKALNKKGKENNNTNYDEIYGNNRKLFPQEYSCIISKQMVGILISVWVRNDFRSFIKNPSVSCVGCGIMGCLGNKGAISVRFQLHQTSLCFVCSHLASGGKDKDEKNRNSNVGEIFSRTIFPKGPSSLQLPRKILDHDRVILLGDLNYRISLPESTTRLLVEKGEWNALLENDQLRMELMDGQVFEGWQEGIIKFAPTYKYIPNSSDYYGRSQVKKGEKKRSPAWCDRIIWYGEGLKQQVYDRGESKLSDHRPVKAIFNTQVRVSRKLKRLQSFFLSERFDQITSHLEIHSPKDDHDFHM; via the exons ATGAAAGGAGAA gtTATGTGGCCAAGATTGGTAGCAAGTAAAGTTCTAAAAAGATTGGGAAGCACAAATTTTGTGGCAGATTTTCCAAGTGATAATTCAGAagatttattaaataatattccTCATCATTTTGATAAAAGATCATTAAGTTCTGATGACATTATTTACAGaaataatcttcaagaaactcaaaaCTACag ggTTTTCGTAAATACATGGAACGTTGGAGGAATCGTACCAACCGATGACTTCAACGTGGATGATCTACTTGACACGTGTCACACCTCCTGCGATATTTATGTTTTCGG GTTTCAAGAAGTAGTGCCACTAAGAGCAGCAAATGTTCTTGGATCAGAAAGTGGAAGAATTTCAACAAAGTGGAATACTTTAATAAGAAAAGCTTTGAACAagaaaggaaaggaaaataataatacaaattatgatgaaatttatggaAATAATAGGAAATTATTTCCACAAGAATATAGTTGTATTATTAGTAAACAAATGGTGGGAATATTAATTTCAGTTTGGGTTAGAAATGATTTTCGTTCATTTATTAAAAATCCAagtgtttcttgtgttggttgtgGTATCATGGGTTGCTTAGGGAACAAG GGTGCAATATCAGTTAGATTTCAATTACATCAAACAAGTTTATGTTTTGTGTGTAGCCATTTAGCTTCTGGAGGTAAAGATAAAgatgagaaaaatagaaattcaaaTGTTGGTGAAATATTTTCAAGAACAATTTTTCCAAAAGGACCTTCATCACTTCAATTGCCAAGAAAGATTCTTGATCATGA TCGTGTGATATTGCTTGGGGATTTGAATTATAGAATTTCTTTACCAGAATCAACTACAAGATTATTAGTGGAAAAAGGAGAATGGAATGCACTCTTGGAAAATGATCAG TTAAGGATGGAGCTCATGGATGGACAAGTATTTGAAGGTTGGCAAGAAGGAATAATCAAATTTGCACCTACATACAAATATATTCCAAATTCAAGTGATTATTATGGTAGATCACAagttaaaaaaggagaaaaaaaacgTTCTCCTGCATG gtGTGATAGGATAATTTGGTATGGTGAAGGGTTAAAGCAACAAGTATATGATAGAGGTGAATCAAAATTATCAGATCATAGACCAGTGAAGGCAATTTTCAACACACAAGTAAGAGTTTCAAGAAAGTTGAAGAGATTACAAAGTTTCTTTTTATCAGAAAGATTTGATCAAATCACAAGCCACTTAGAGATACATTCACCAAAAGATGATCATGATTTCCATATGTAA